One window of the Salvia splendens isolate huo1 chromosome 1, SspV2, whole genome shotgun sequence genome contains the following:
- the LOC121755585 gene encoding protein SPIRRIG-like isoform X1 yields the protein MFGNSSGNKTMKWVTLLKDFKEKVGLSSPPASAPTTPSPPPPRDRISSSSSNANDLLSPTSPEYWSFASPLSRDKDDLELDFKRCWEVFRSSNSEKEKERALTWTVEIFCRLEREHKNVAQLISILVETHIFSFVVGRAFVTDVDKLKLSSKTRALEAEKVLLFFSEITKDGIAPGANLLHAVEVLVSGPVDKQSFLDSGIFCCLIHVLNTLLAPDGSSHFKKSNHNEDLSTFDENDDGTRPARKLEVEGSVVHIMKALASHPLAAQSLIEDNSLQLLFNMVANGSLVVFSQFKEGLVPLHAIQLHRHAMQILSLLLVNDNGCTAKYIRKHHLIKVLLMAVKDFNPDCGDPAYTMGIVDLLLECVDLSYRPEAGGIRLREDIHNAHGYQFLVHFALTLSKNRSGQTFYSITSEDSSSGSLHEDEGVEGRSSIEEVVLKNSPHSLSPTLCRLLDVIINFSQIGPSEASKSSNMKTSKHGKGHISSSDRAVEDIWEKDDSQVRDLEAVQMLQDILIKAESTELQTEVLNRIFKIFSGHPENYKMCQQLRTVPLLIQNMAGFPLSLQEIILKILEYAVTVVNIIPEQELLSLCCLLQQKRSAELNQTILSFLVKLLSFDQHYKKILRELGMLEFLLDDLKQHKFFLGTEQLIGVHGQLERKTSPSSFNKHLDIEGAILSSPKLSESGSGKFPLFEVEGTISAAWDCLVSLLKKAEANQASFRSANGVSVILPLLASDVHRPGTLRVLSCLIIEDVKQAHSEELGTVVEILKSGMVTSDSGSQYTLRDDAKCDAFGTLWRILGVNGSAQRVFGEATGFSLLLSTLHAFQNDGEQKIQPLMSTRAKVFTYVMRAMTAGVSGNAVNRMRLHTILASHTFSDLLCDSGLICVDYERQVIQLFLELAVELVLPPFLTSDAATVTSEMQNETTSFPLITPSGSFIPEKERVYNAAAIRVLIRTLLRCTPKVQLELLNLIEKLACGSSFNKENLTSVGCVQLLLETIYPFISSASPLVSHSLKIVEVLGAYRLSVPELRILIRYIFQMRVKSTGRCLVEMMERLILLEDMGSDDVSLAPFVELDMSKTGHASIQVPLGERSWPPAAGYSFVCWFQFRNFLKSSARETEAPKVNYSRRRGSSIGQQLGSQVLRIFSVGSVENGNTFYAELLLQDDGLITLATSNTSSLTFSGLEMEEGRWHHLAVVHSKPNALAGLFQASVAYVYVNGKLRHTGKLGYSPSPAGKSLQVNIGTPVACAKVNDLSWKLRSCYLFEEVLSPGSICFMYILGRGYRGLFQDSNLLQFVPNQACGGGSMAILDSLDTDLPLTANKQKPESAGKQGVTKVDQSGIVWDSDKLGNLSLHLWGKKLIFAFDGTSTEMFRASGTLSMLNLVDPLSVAASPIGGIPRFGRLVGDIYVCKQCVIGDTIRPIGGMSVVLALVEAAETRDMLHMSLTLLACALHQNPQNVRDMQKYRGYHLLALFLQRKMSLFDLHSLEIFFQIAACEASFSEPRKIETVHNNLSPAGTINESSFNDITLSKFRDEFSSVGSPGDIDDFSATKDSFSHISELENTDMQTVTSNCIVLSNADMVEHVLLDWTLWVRAPVPIQISLLGFLEHLVSMHWYRNHNLTILRRINLVQHLLVTLQRGDVEVPVLEKLVVLLGVILEDGFLPSELELVVRFVIMTFDPPELTSRVHIMREAMGKHIIVRNMLLEMLIDLQVTIHSEELLEQWHKLVSSKLITYFLDEAVHPTSMRWITTLLGVCLTSSPTFALKFRASGGYQGLARVLPSFYDSPDIYYILFCLIFGKPVYPRLPEVRMLDFHALMPSDSSYIELKFVELLESVIAMAKSTFDRLCKQSTLAYQTGNISHVGASLVAELTDENVDVSGELQGEALMHKTYAARLMGGEASAPATATSVLRFMVDLAKMCLPFSAVCRRVEFLEICIDLYFSCVRAAHAVRMAKKVSVKTEDKNLNDGEEDGTSSHNTFSSLPQEHELSAKTSISIGSFAHGNASASSEDIHVFPNNVASEKPDIGTVETQYQPLKEDAQVVRNIDVEAVEQASHATSCSNEFSFHDTKSTSDPSHQKDLHSTLSSTMLESPIMSEKANSMISPTSSSSPVLALTSWLGSSSRIDRRSQSARSMDSYVSLNDTYLTPDFKPSDQTKPDTNMLAISPMLLLEVDDCGYGGGPCSAGATAVLDFVAEVLADFLTEQMKAASVVETVLESVPQYADAESVLVFQGLCLARVMNFLERRLLRDDEEDEKKLDKTRWSLNLDALSWMIVDRVYMGAFPQPSSVLKTLEFLLSMLQLANKDGHIEETVPTGRLLSIGRGIRQLDTYIHALFKNTNRMILFCFLPSFLLTIGEDDLLSRLGLLNEPKKRLFVYPSPEEEGVDIFTVLQLLVAHRRIIFCPSNLETDLNCCLCINLISLLHDHRQNVQVAAVDILKYLLIHRRAALEEFFVSKHNQGSSLDVLHGGFDKLLTGNLPGFFDWFHNSQSIVNKVLEQCAAIMWVQYITGSAKFPGVRIKGMDSRRKREMAKKTRDTSKVEHKHWEQVNERRIALELVRDAMATELRVIRQDKYGWVLHAESEWQTHLQQLVHERGIYPISRSSMSEEEPEWYLCPIEGPYRMRKKLERCKLKIDTIENVLNAQFLLEEGELSKEKIEDGDHASDTESDSFLRLLTAKPNDESFSSELYDASTFRESEDARDIAFSGVGWNDDRDSSINEASLHSATEFGVKSSAGSTLRAESVPGKSELGSPRQSSSARIDEGRVAEDKSDKELNDNGEHLIRPYLEPLERIKYKYNCERVVGLDKHDGIFLIGELSLYVIENFYIDDSGCICEKESEDDLSVIDQALGVKKDFSICMDSQSKSTLSWSSTVKAYAGAKAWAYNGGAWGKEKVGSSGNVPHLWHMWKLDSVHELLKRDYQLRPVAIEIFSMDGCNDLLVFHKKEREEVFRNLVAMNLPRNSMLDSTISGSTKQDSNEGSRLFKVMAKSFSKRWQNGEISNFQYIMHLNTLAGRGYSDLTQYPVFPWVLEDYDSETLNFSDPKTFRKLDKPMGCQSLEGEEEFRKRYDSWDDPEVPKFHYGSHYSSAGIVLFYLLRLPPFSTENQKLQGGQFDHADRLFNSIRDTWLSAAGKGNTSDVKELIPEFFYMPEFLENRFELDLGEKQSGEKVGDVVLPPWANGSAREFIKKHREALESDYVSQHLHHWIDLIFGYKQRGKAAEEAVNVFYHYTYEGSVDIDSVADPAMKASILAQINHFGQTPKQLFQKPHVKRRTDRRHLPHPLRHSPLLVPHEIRKSSSPISQIVNFGDKILIAGANNLLKPRTYSKNVAWGFPDRSLRFVTYDQERLLSTHENLHGGSQIQCVGATHDGQSLVTGADDGLVCVWRLSKDGPRAVQHLQLEKALCGHTGKITCLHVSQPYMMIVSGSEDCSVIIWDLSSLVFVRQLPEFPSPISAIYVNDLTGEILTAAGVILAVWSINGDCLAVVNTSQLPSDSILSLTGSTFSDCQDTQWYASGHQSGAVKVWKMVHSSSEESSKAKQNTSPRAGLGLGTKLPEYRLILHKVLKSHKFPVTALHLSSDLKQLLSGDLGGHLLSWTLPDDRLRSLINHG from the exons TAACTGATGTAGACAAGCTGAAGCTTAGCAGTAAAACGAGAGCTCTGGAAGCTGagaaagttttattatttttctcagAAATTACAAAG GATGGCATTGCACCTGGCGCAAATCTGTTACATGCAGTGGAAGTCCTTGTTTCCGGG CCAGTTGATAAACAATCATTTCTTGATTCTGGGATCTTTTGCTGTCTTATTCATGTCCTAAATACACTTCTTGCTCCTGATGGTAGCAGTCATTTTAAAAAGTCAAATCACAATGAAGACCTGTCTACGTTTGATGAAAATGATGACGGAACCAGACCTGCTCGCAAGCTTGAG GTTGAAGGCAGTGTTGTACATATTATGAAAGCATTGGCTAGCCATCCTTTAGCTGCTCAAAGTCTGATAGAAGATAACTCACTTCAATTACTGTTTAACATGGTTGCCAATGGTTCTTTGGTGGTTTTCTCTCAATTCAAAGAAGGTCTAGTTCCTCTGCATGCCATTCAGCTTCATAGACATGCTATGCAG ATCCTCAGTCTTCTTTTGGTTAACGACAATGGTTGCACTGCCAAGTACATACGCAAGCATCATCTG ATTAAAGTTCTCCTAATGGCCGTGAAGGATTTCAACCCAGATTGCGGGGATCCAGCCTACACTATGGGCATTGTAGACTTGCTTCTTGAATGTGTGGACTTATCTTACAGACCTG AGGCTGGTGGTATCAGGCTCAGAGAGGATATTCACAATGCTCATGGCTATCAGTTCCTGGTTCATTTTGCCTTGACTCTGTCAAAAAATCGATCTGGCCAGACTTTCTATTCCATTACATCTGAAGATTCTTCTTCAGGCAGTTTACATGAAGATGAGGGGGTGGAGGGAAGGAGCTCAATCGAAGAAGTAGTATTAAAGAACTCGCCGCACAGTCTCTCACCAACACTTTGTAGGCTCCTTGATGTCATTATTAATTTTTCCCAGATAGGTCCCTCAGAAGCTTCGAAAAGTTCTAATATGAAGACAAGCAAGCATGGAAAAGGCCATATATCATCTAGTGATAGAGCAGTGGAGGACATTTGGGAGAAGGATGATAGCCAAGTAAGAGATTTAGAAGCCGTACAAATGCTGCAGGACATTTTAATTAAAGCAGAAAGTACAGAACTGCAGACCGAAGTGTTGAATAGAATTTTTAAGATATTCTCTGGCCATCCTGAAAACTACAAAATGTGTCAGCAATTGAGAACTGTTCCCCTCTTGATCCAAAACATGGCTGGTTTTCCTTTGTCTTTACAAGAGATAATCTTGAAAATTCTTGAATATGCAGTTACTGTAGTGAATATCATCCCTGAACAAGAGTTGCTATCTCTTTGCTGCTTATTGCAGCAAAAACGATCTGCTGAACTGAATCAGACAATTCTGTCCTTTCTTGTGAAACTCCTATCATTTGACCAACATTACAAGAAAATCCTAAGAGAACTTGGTATGTTGGAGTTTCTATTGGATGATCTAAAGCAGCATAAATTTTTCCTGGGGACTGAGCAGCTAATTGGTGTTCATGGTCAACTGGAGAGAAAAACTAGCCCTAGCAGCTTCAACAAGCACTTGGACATAGAGGGTGCAATTCTTTCTTCACCAAAACTCTCAGAATCCGGTTCTGGGAAATTCCCTCTTTTTGAGGTAGAGGGGACGATCTCTGCTGCTTGGGATTGTTTAGTCTCGTTATTAAAGAAAGCAGAAGCTAATCAAGCATCATTTCGTTCTGCTAATGGTGTCTCTGTTATACTTCCTCTTTTGGCCTCTGATGTACACCGCCCTGGTACCCTGAGGGTTTTGTCATGTTTGATAATCGAGGATGTCAAACAA GCTCACTCGGAAGAATTGGGTACTGTGgttgaaattttgaaaagtgGAATGGTCACAAGTGATTCGGGATCTCAATACACACTTAGAGATGATGCAAAATGTGATGCTTTTGGAACATTATGGCGCATATTAGGAGTTAATGGCTCTGCTCAGAGGGTTTTTGGCGAAGCAACTGGGTTTTCTCTTTTATTATCCACACTTCACGCTTTTCAGAATGACGGTGAACAGAAAATCCAGCCATTGATGTCTACAAGGGCCAAGGTGTTTACATATGTGATGCGTGCGATGACAGCAGGGGTTTCTGGTAACGCGGTGAATCGGATGAGACTGCACACAATATTGGCATCACATACTTTTTCTGATCTTTTATGTGATTCTGGACTCATTTGTGTTGACTATGAACGCCAAGTCATACAATTGTTTCTGGAACTTGCTGTAGAGTTAGTTCTTCCACCATTTTTAACATCTGATGCAGCAACAGTAACTAGTGAAATGCAAAATGAAACAACTAGTTTTCCTTTGATTACACCATCAGGTTCCTTCATTCCTGAAAAGGAACGTGTGTACAATGCTGCTGCTATCAGAGTGCTCATACGCACCTTATTGCGGTGCACTCCAAAGGTGCAACTTGAATTGCTTAACCTTATTGAAAAACTTGCTTGTGGTAGCTCCTTCAATAAAGAAAACCTCACATCTGTAG GTTGTGTACAACTTCTTTTGGAGACTATTTATCCCTTCATTTCTAGTGCTTCTCCTTTGGTTTCCCATTCTTTGAAGATTGTTGAAGTCCTTGGTGCCTACAG GCTATCAGTTCCAGAACTTAGAATTCTTATCAGATATATATTTCAAATGAGAGTAAAAAGTACTGGTCGCTGTCTTGTTGAAATGATGGAGAGATTGATCCTTCTAGAAGATATGGGCTCAGACGATGTATCTCTTGCGCCTTTTGTAGAGTTGGACATGAGCAAGACTGGACATGCTTCCATACAAGTGCCATTAGGGGAAAGGTCATGGCCTCCAGCTGCTGGTTATTCTTTTGTGTGCTGGTTTCAATTCCGAAATTTTCTGAAGTCATCAGCAAGGGAGACTGAAGCTCCTAAAGTTAATTATTCTAGAAGGCGCGGCTCATCAATAGGACAGCAACTTGGATCCCAAGTTCTTCGAATATTCTCTGTTGGGTCTGTTGAAAATGGAAATACTTTTTATGCAGAACTACTTTTGCAGGATGATGGACTTATAACCCTTGCGACAAGTAACACTTCCTCCTTGACCTTTTCTGGGCTAGAAATGGAGGAGGGTAGGTGGCATCACCTAGCAGTTGTGCACAGCAAACCAAATGCTTTGGCTGGGCTATTTCAAGCTAGTGTAGCTTATGTATATGTTAATGGAAAACTGAGGCACACTGGGAAACTTGGATACTCTCCCTCTCCTGCGGGTAAGTCTCTACAGGTAAATATTGGGACACCAGTCGCCTGTGCAAAGGTTAATGATTTGTCATGGAAACTCAGATCTTGCTACCTATTTGAAGAGGTGCTTTCACCAGGTTCCATATGTTTTATGTACATTCTTGGAAGGGGATATAGAGGTCTTTTCCAGGATAGCAACCTGTTGCAATTTGTTCCAAATCAGGCATGTGGAGGGGGCAGTATGGCTATTTTAGATTCTCTAGACACAGACTTACCTTTGACTGCTAACAAGCAAAAGCCTGAGAGTGCTGGCAAACAAGGCGTCACTAAAGTGGATCAAAGTGGAATTGTTTGGGATTCTGATAAATTAGGAAACCTATCACTGCATTTGTGGGGCAAGAAACTGATATTTGCATTTGATGGGACGAGTACAGAAATGTTCAGAGCATCTGGAACCTTATCCATGCTCAATCTAGTCGATCCTCTTTCAGTTGCCGCTTCTCCTATAGGGG GGATACCACGCTTTGGCAGACTTGTTGGAGATATATATGTTTGTAAGCAATGTGTCATTGGTGATACTATACGCCCCATCGGTGGCATGTCTGTTGTACTTGCACTTGTTGAAGCTGCTGAAACAAGGGACATGCTTCACATGTCGTTGACATTGCTTGCATGTGCGCTTCATCAGAATCCTCAGAACGTCAGAGACATGCAGAAATACCGAGGATACCACTTGCTAGCTCTTTTTCTTCAGCGCAAAATGTCATTGTTCGACTTGCATTCACTTGAGATCTTTTTCCAAATTGCCGCATGTGAGGCTTCATTCTCTGAACCTAGAAAAATTGAAACGGTGCATAACAACCTCTCACCAGCAGGCACCATTAATGAGTCCAGCTTTAATGATATTACTTTATCAAAGTTCCGTGATGAATTTTCGTCAGTTGGGTCTCCAGGGGATATTGATGACTTTTCTGCAACAAAAGATTCATTCAGTCATATATCAGAGTTGGAAAATACAGACATGCAGACAgttacatctaattgcattgTTCTGTCTAATGCTGATATGGTTGAGCATGTGTTGCTGGATTGGACCCTTTGGGTGAGAGCTCCAGTCCCAATCCAAATTTCTTTACTTGGATTTCTCGAGCATCTTGTCTCCATGCATTGGTACAGAAATCACAATCTGACAATTCTTCGTAGAATTAATCTTGTTCAACATTTGCTGGTTACCCTGCAAAGGGGCGATGTTGAAGTGCCAGTGCTAGAAAAGTTGGTTGTTCTGCTGGGTGTCATTTTGGAGGATGGGTTTCTTCCTTCTGAACTGGAGCTAGTTGTGAGGTTCGTGATTATGACATTCGATCCTCCTGAGCTAACATCTCGTGTTCATATTATGCGAGAAGCAATGGGGAAGCATATCATTGTAAGAAATATGTTACTTGAGATGCTAATTGATCTTCAGGTGACAATTCACTCAGAGGAGTTACTTGAGCAATGGCATAAATTGGTTTCGTCAAAATTAATCACTTATTTTCTTGATGAGGCTGTTCATCCTACCAGCATGAGGTGGATCACGACTCTTTTGGGTGTGTGTCTGACATCATCTCCTACATTTGCACTTAAATTTCGGGCAAGTGGAGGCTATCAAGGTTTGGCAAGGGTGCTCCCAAGTTTCTACGATTCTCCTGATATATATTACATTTTGTTTTGTCTGATATTTGGGAAGCCTGTATATCCGAGATTGCCAGAAGTGCGCATGCTTGACTTTCATGCACTCATGCCTAGTGACAGTAGTTACATAGAGTTGAAATTCGTAGAACTTCTCGAATCTGTTATTGCCATGGCAAAATCAACATTTGATAGGTTATGCAAGCAATCAACACTTGCCTATCAAACTGGAAATATTTCTCATGTTGGTGCTAGCCTTGTAGCAGAACTCACGGATGAAAATGTGGACGTGTCTGGAGAGCTCCAAGGTGAAGCTCTCATGCACAAAACTTATGCTGCTCGCTTGATGGGTGGAGAGGCATCAGCGCCTGCTACTGCCACTTCAGTTCTCAGATTCATGGTTGATCTTGCAAAAATGTGTCTTCCCTTTTCTGCTGTCTGCAGACGTGTGGAGTTTCTTGAAATCTGCATCGACCTCTATTTTTCCTGTGTCAG GGCTGCACATGCTGTGAGAATGGCCAAGAAAGTTTCTGTAAAAACAGAAGACAAGAATCTGAATGATGGTGAAGAAGATGGCACTAGCTCCCACAATACCTTTTCTAGCTTGCCTCAAGAACATGAGCTTTCAGCAAAGACCTCTATTAGCATAGGGAGCTTTGCCCATGGGAATGCTAGTGCTAGTTCAGAGGATATTCATGTTTTCCCAAATAATGTGGCTAGTGAAAAACCAGATATTGGTACTGTGGAAACACAATACCAGCCACTGAAAGAAGATGCACAAGTAGTGAGGAACATTGATGTTGAAGCAGTTGAGCAGGCATCCCATGCTACTTCTTGCAGCAATGAGTTCAGTTTTCATGATACAAAAAGTACATCAGATCCTAGTCATCAAAAGGATTTGCATAGTACCTTGTCTTCCACTATGCTGGAATCTCCTATTATGTCTGAAAAAGCTAATTCCATGATCTCGCCaacctcttcttcttctccagtTTTAGCTTTGACATCTTGGCTGGGGAGTTCCAGTCGAATTGATCGAAGATCCCAGTCAGCTCGATCCATGGATTCGTATGTATCATTGAATGATACCTATCTCACTCCAGATTTCAAGCCTTCTGATCAGACTAAACCTGATACAAACATGTTAGCAATCAGTCCGATGCTTCTGCTGGAAGTTGATGATTGTGGTTATGGAGGTGGTCCATGTTCCGCTGGTGCCACTGCAGTATTAGATTTTGTAGCAGAAGTTCTTGCTGATTTTCTCACTGAGCAAATGAAAGCTGCTTCAGTTGTTGAAACTGTGCTGGAAAGTGTACCTCAGTATGCTGATGCTGAATCTGTTTTAGTTTTTCAGGGCTTATGCCTTGCTAGAGTAATGAACTTTCTTGAGAGACGTCTCTTGCGTGATGATGAGGAAGATGAGAAGAAGTTAGACAAGACCAGGTGGTCCTTAAATCTGGATGCACTGTCCTGGATGATAGTCGATCGTGTATACATGGGAGCTTTTCCTCAGCCATCTAGTGTATTGAAGACTCTGGAGTTTCTGTTATCCATGTTGCAGTTGGCAAATAAAGATGGACACATTGAAGAAACAGTTCCAACTGGCAGGCTCCTTTCTATTGGGAGAGGAATCAGACAACTTGATACTTACATACATGCTCTCTTTAAGAATACAAATCGCATGATACTGTTCTGTTTCCTTCCATCGTTCTTACTCACCATAGGGGAAGATGATCTTCTTTCGCGCCTGGGCCTGCTGAATGAGCCCAAGAAAAGATTGTTTGTGTACCCATCACCAGAGGAAGAAGGGGTTGACATTTTCACTGTGTTGCAGTTACTGGTTGCTCACAGGAGAATAATATTTTGTCCCAGTAATCTTGAGACGGATCTGAACTGCTGTCTTTGCATAAATTTAATATCCCTTCTCCACGATCATAGGCAGAATGTCCAAGTTGCAGCTGTTGATATTCTCAAGTATCTTTTGATACATCGAAGGGCCGCACTCGAAGAGTTTTTTGTTTCTAAACATAACCAAGGATCTTCATTGGATGTTTTGCATGGTGGTTTTGATAAACTTTTGACTGGAAACTTACCTGGATTTTTTGATTGGTTTCATAATTCTCAGTCAATTGTTAATAAAGTGTTGGAACAGTGTGCTGCCATTATGTGGGTACAATATATTACAGGGTCAGCAAAGTTTCCTGGAGTTAGGATAAAGGGCATGGATAGTCGTCGTAAAAGAGAGATGGCAAAAAAAACAAGGGATACATCAAAAGTGGAGCATAAACATTGGGAGCAGGTGAATGAACGGAGAATTGCACTTGAATTGGTTCGTGATGCCATGGCTACTGAGCTGCGTGTTATCCGTCAGGATAAGTATGGATGGGTGCTTCACGCCGAAAGTGAGTGGCAAACTCACCTCCAACAACTTGTGCATGAGCGAGGAATATATCCGATCAGCAGATCTTCTATGAGTGAGGAGGAGCCTGAGTGGTATCTTTGCCCCATTGAAGGCCCATATAGGATGCGGAAAAAGCTTGAACGGTGTAAACTAAAGATTGATACAATTGAAAATGTTCTGAATGCACAATTTCTGTTAGAGGAAGGAGAACTGTCCAAGGAGAAAATAGAAGATGGAGATCATGCCTCTGATACTGAATCAGATTCTTTTTTACGATTATTAACTGCGAAGCCAAATGATGAATCTTTTAGTtctgaattatatgatgcatcaACTTTCAGAGAATCAGAAGATGCTAGGGATATAGCCTTTTCCGGGGTCGGATGGAATGATGATCGTGATAGTAGCATAAATGAAGCAAGTCTGCATTCAGCTACAGAATTTGGTGTCAAGTCAAGTGCTGGATCAACTCTAAGAGCTGAAAGTGTTCCAGGAAAGTCTGAGTTAGGCTCTCCAAGGCAATCTTCTTCTGCAAGAATTGATGAAGGCAGAGTAGCAGAGGATAAATCAGATAAAGAACTAAATGATAATGGTGAACACTTGATCAGACCATATCTCGAACCATTAGAAAGGATCAAGTATAAGTACAATTGTGAAAGGGTTGTGGGCCTTGACAAACATGATGGCATATTTCTGATAGGAGAATTGTCCCTGTATGTCATTGAGAACTTTTACATTGATGATTCTGGGTGTATATGCGAAAAAGAGAGCGAAGATGACCTCTCTGTCATTGATCAGGCTTTGGGTGTAAAGAAAGATTTTTCCATTTGCATGGATTCTCAATCCAAATCAACTCTGTCGTGGAGTTCTACAGTGAAAGCTTATGCTGGGGCTAAGGCCTGGGCATACAATGGTGGTGCCTGGGGAAAGGAAAAAGTGGGGAGTAGTGGTAATGTGCCTCATCTTTGGCATATGTGGAAGCTTGACAGTGTCCATGAGCTTCTAAAGCGTGATTATCAGCTTCGGCCAGTTGCCATTGAGATTTTCAGCATGGATGGTTGCAATGACCTATTGGTTTTCCACAAAAAAGAACGAGAAGAAGTTTTCAGAAATCTGGTAGCCATGAATCTACCTAGGAACAGCAT GTTAGATTCCACAATCTCTGGTTCAACCAAACAAGATAGCAATGAAGGTAGCCGTCTATTCAAGGTTATGGCAAAGTCCTTCTCCAAGAGATGGCAAAATGGAGAAATTAGCAATTTTCAGTACATCATGCATCTCAACACACTAGCTGGCCGTGGATATAGTGATCTTACGCAGTATCCTGTGTTTCCTTGGGTGCTGGAAGATTATGACAGTGAAACCCTTAATTTCTCAGATCCAAAAACCTTCCGGAAACTTGATAAACCAATGGGATGCCAATCATTAGAAGGAGAAGAGGAATTCAGGAAGAG ATACGATAGCTGGGATGATCCAGAGGTCCCCAAGTTCCATTATGGTTCTCATTATTCTAGCGCCGGGATAGTTCTCTTCTATCTCCTACGCCTGCCTCCCTTTAGTACAGAGAACCAAAAGTTGCAGGGTGGACAATTTGATCACGCTGATCGTCTTTTCAACAGTATACGGGATACTTGGTTGAGTGCTGCTGGGAAAGGCAACACTTCTGATGTCAAGGAACTAATTCCAGAGTTCTTCTACATGCCTGAATTTCTGGAGAACAGATTCGAGCTTGACTTGGGTGAGAAACAATCAGGAGAGAAG GTTggtgatgttgtcttgccaccATGGGCCAATGGCAGTGCTAGGGAGTTTATCAAGAAGCACAGGGAAGCTTTGGAGTCTGATTATGTTTCACAGCATCTGCATCACTGGATAGATCTTATTTTTGGATATAAACAAAGAGGGAAG GCTGCTGAGGAAGCTGTTAACGTCTTCTACCATTATACTTACGAAGGCAGTGTTGACATTGATTCAGTTGCAGATCCGGCTATGAAAGCTTCAATACTAGCACAGATTAATCACTTTGGACAAACACCAAAACAACTCTTCCAGAAGCCCCACGTCAAGAGACGAACAGATAGAAGGCATCTCCCTCACCCACTTCGGCATTCTCCACTGCTTGTTCCTCATGAGATTCGCAAGAGCTCGTCTCCTATATCTCAAATTGTGAATTTTGGCGACAAGATTCTTATTGCTGGTGCAAATAATTTGCTAAAACCAAGAACGTATTCAAAAAATGTCGCATGGGGTTTTCCTGATCGGAGCTTGAGATTCGTGACATATGATCAAGAAAGGCTTCTTTCTACCCACGAAAATCTTCACGGGGGCAGCCAGATCCAGTGTGTTGGTGCGACACATGATGGTCAGAGTTTGGTTACTGGGGCTGACGACGGCTTGGTCTGTGTTTGGAGACTCAGCAAAGATGGACCTCGTGCAGTCCAACACCTGCAGTTAGAGAAAGCTCTTTGTGGTCATACCGGTAAAATCACCTGCCTTCATGTTAGCCAGCCCTACATGATGATTGTGAGTGGCTCTGAGGACTGCTCGGTAATAATATGGGATCTGAGCTCTTTGGTTTTCGTGAGGCAGCTGCCCGAGTTCCCTTCACCGATATCAGCAATCTACGTGAATGACCTGACGGGAGAAATTTTGACTGCAGCAGGCGTGATACTCGCTGTTTGGAGCATCAACGGTGATTGCCTTGCAGTGGTGAACACATCACAACTCCCATCGGACTCCATCCTCTCTCTCACAGGTAGCACTTTCTCAGACTGTCAAGATACACAGTGGTATGCATCCGGTCACCAAAGTGGCGCAGTCAAAGTGTGGAAGATGGTTCACTCTTCGAGCGAGGAGTCGAGCAAAGCCAAACAAAACACCAGCCCCAGAGCTGGCCTGGGACTCGGAACTAAACTTCCCGAGTATCGGTTGATCCTACACAAGGTGCTGAAGTCCCACAAATTCCCAGTCACCGCCCTTCACCTGTCGAGCGACCTAAAACAGTTACTGAGCGGGGATTTGGGAGGCCACCTTCTTTCGTGGACGCTACCAGACGATCGCTTGAGATCCTTAATTAACCATGGCTGA